In one Candidatus Binatia bacterium genomic region, the following are encoded:
- a CDS encoding class I tRNA ligase family protein, which translates to YARFVTMVLHDLGMLPAEEPFRRFRAHGLIVKDGAKMSKSRGNVVVPDEYIAKWGADTLRMFLMFLGPFEEGGDFRDA; encoded by the coding sequence GTACGCCCGTTTCGTCACCATGGTGCTCCACGACCTCGGGATGCTGCCGGCCGAGGAACCGTTCCGCCGGTTCCGGGCCCACGGCCTGATCGTCAAGGACGGCGCCAAGATGTCGAAGTCGCGGGGCAACGTGGTGGTCCCCGACGAGTACATCGCCAAGTGGGGCGCCGACACCCTCCGGATGTTCCTGATGTTCCTCGGCCCGTTCGAGGAAGGGG